Proteins co-encoded in one Oceanibaculum indicum P24 genomic window:
- a CDS encoding FtsB family cell division protein: MDAIREIRRRARHAVGPVCGALLLGYFVYHAVQGERGLLAWRLVDQQIASAEATLDEVRAVHDRLERRVSLLEPASIDPDMLEERARIMLNLAHPDEVVIIAAPANGFSTTPDLPPAPVLRSAKSMVAQLPVAAKDD; this comes from the coding sequence ATGGACGCCATTCGTGAAATACGCCGTCGCGCGCGACATGCTGTAGGCCCGGTCTGCGGGGCGCTGCTGCTGGGCTATTTCGTCTATCACGCGGTGCAGGGCGAGCGCGGGCTGCTGGCCTGGCGTCTGGTCGACCAGCAGATTGCCAGTGCCGAGGCGACGCTGGACGAGGTGCGGGCCGTCCATGACCGGCTGGAGCGCCGCGTTTCGCTGCTGGAGCCGGCCAGTATCGACCCTGATATGCTGGAAGAGCGGGCCAGGATCATGCTGAATCTCGCGCACCCTGACGAGGTCGTGATTATTGCTGCGCCTGCGAATGGATTTTCCACTACGCCAGACTTGCCGCCGGCTCCAGTTCTTCGCAGTGCGAAATCGATGGTCGCACAGTTGCCGGTGGCCGCCAAAGACGATTAA
- a CDS encoding pyruvate dehydrogenase complex dihydrolipoamide acetyltransferase yields the protein MPIKVLMPALSPTMTEGTLAKWLKKEGDTVASGDVIAEIETDKATMEVESADEGVLGKIVVPEGTEGVPVNELIGWLLEEGEDASAIEGAGDARPAPKQEAPKQETKAEAPKEQPKPAAAPAPAASGGGDKGDRIFASPLARRMAEQAGLDLASLSGSGPNGRIVKADIEAALSKGGTKAPASAPQAAAAPQAAAPVSLPQSQPDVPGLPSYTEVPNSSMRKVIAKRLTESKLTAPHFYLTIDCEIDKLLAVRKELNEKVGDSGYKLSVNDLVIRATALALKKVPAANATWTESAIRIYDQVDISVAVAIDEGLITPVIRDAGSKGLVEISAEMKDLAKRARERKLKPEEFQGGTFSISNLGMFGIKDFAAVINPPQGAILAVGAGEQRPVVKDGALAIATVMSCTLSVDHRVVDGAIGAEFLSVFKKLIEDPMTMLL from the coding sequence ATGCCGATCAAGGTTCTGATGCCGGCCCTGTCGCCGACCATGACCGAGGGAACGCTCGCCAAGTGGCTGAAGAAGGAAGGCGACACGGTCGCTTCCGGCGACGTGATTGCGGAGATCGAGACCGACAAGGCCACGATGGAGGTCGAATCCGCCGATGAGGGCGTGCTCGGCAAGATCGTCGTGCCGGAAGGCACCGAGGGCGTGCCGGTGAACGAGCTTATCGGCTGGCTGCTGGAGGAGGGCGAGGACGCCTCCGCCATCGAGGGGGCCGGTGACGCCAGGCCGGCGCCGAAGCAGGAGGCCCCCAAGCAGGAAACGAAGGCCGAGGCGCCGAAGGAACAGCCCAAGCCCGCCGCCGCGCCGGCACCGGCTGCCTCTGGCGGCGGCGACAAGGGCGACCGCATCTTTGCCAGCCCGCTGGCCCGCCGCATGGCGGAGCAGGCCGGCCTCGACCTCGCCAGCCTCAGCGGGTCCGGCCCGAACGGCCGCATCGTGAAGGCGGATATCGAGGCGGCGCTGTCGAAGGGCGGGACAAAGGCTCCAGCTTCTGCGCCGCAGGCCGCTGCTGCGCCGCAGGCGGCTGCACCGGTTTCGCTGCCGCAGAGCCAGCCGGACGTACCGGGCCTGCCGTCCTATACCGAGGTGCCGAACAGCTCCATGCGCAAGGTCATCGCCAAGCGCCTGACCGAATCGAAGCTGACCGCGCCGCATTTCTACCTGACCATCGACTGCGAGATCGACAAGCTGCTCGCCGTGCGCAAGGAGCTGAACGAGAAAGTCGGCGACAGCGGCTACAAGCTGTCGGTGAACGATCTCGTCATCCGGGCGACGGCGCTGGCGCTGAAGAAGGTGCCGGCGGCCAACGCCACCTGGACCGAGAGCGCCATCCGCATCTATGATCAGGTCGATATCTCGGTTGCGGTTGCCATCGACGAGGGGCTGATCACCCCGGTGATCCGCGATGCCGGCTCCAAGGGGCTGGTCGAGATTTCCGCCGAGATGAAGGATCTGGCGAAGCGGGCGCGCGAGCGCAAGCTGAAGCCGGAGGAATTCCAGGGCGGTACCTTCTCGATCTCCAACCTCGGCATGTTCGGCATCAAGGACTTCGCCGCTGTCATCAACCCGCCGCAGGGCGCCATCCTGGCGGTTGGGGCTGGCGAACAGCGGCCTGTGGTGAAGGACGGCGCGCTGGCCATCGCCACGGTGATGAGCTGCACCCTGTCGGTCGATCACCGCGTGGTCGATGGCGCGATCGGGGCGGAGTTCCTGTCCGTCTTCAAGAAGCTGATCGAAGACCCGATGACGATGCTGCTGTAA
- the eno gene encoding phosphopyruvate hydratase, whose protein sequence is MSAIIDIVAREILDSRGNPTVEVDVTLESGATGRAGVPSGASTGTHEALELRDGDKSRYLGKGVQKAIDAVNGEIFDTLSGLDATEQVHIDQLMIDLDGTPNKARLGANAILGVSLAVAKAAAADLGLPLYRHVGGVYARTLPVPLMNIINGGAHADNPIDFQEFMILPVGADSFAESLRMGAEVFHNLKKQLKDAGHNTNVGDEGGFAPNLKSADEALAFIMKAIEAAGYKPGEDIALGLDSAASEFHKGGKYALDGEGKSLDAAGMVKLYEELCGRYPIISIEDGMGEDDWDGWKALTDALGGKVQLVGDDLFVTNPDRLSDGIARGVANSILIKVNQIGTLSETLEAVERAHRAGYTAVMSHRSGETEDSTIADLAVATNCGQIKTGSLSRSDRLAKYNQLLRIEDQLGGAARYAGTAILR, encoded by the coding sequence ATGAGCGCCATCATCGATATCGTCGCCCGCGAGATTCTCGACAGCCGCGGCAACCCGACCGTCGAGGTCGATGTGACGCTGGAAAGCGGCGCCACCGGGCGCGCCGGCGTGCCGTCGGGCGCTTCCACCGGCACGCATGAGGCGCTGGAGCTGCGCGATGGCGACAAGAGCCGCTATCTCGGCAAGGGCGTGCAGAAGGCCATCGATGCGGTGAATGGCGAGATTTTCGATACGCTGTCGGGTCTGGACGCCACCGAGCAGGTGCATATCGACCAGCTGATGATCGATCTGGATGGCACGCCGAACAAGGCGCGTCTCGGTGCCAACGCCATTCTCGGCGTCAGCCTGGCGGTTGCCAAGGCGGCCGCGGCCGATCTCGGCCTGCCGCTCTACCGCCATGTCGGCGGCGTCTATGCCCGCACCCTGCCGGTGCCGCTGATGAACATCATCAATGGCGGTGCGCATGCCGATAATCCCATCGACTTCCAGGAGTTCATGATCCTGCCGGTCGGCGCGGACAGCTTCGCCGAGTCGCTGCGCATGGGCGCCGAGGTGTTCCATAATCTGAAGAAGCAGCTGAAGGATGCCGGCCACAACACCAATGTCGGCGACGAGGGCGGCTTCGCGCCGAACCTGAAGAGCGCCGACGAGGCGCTGGCCTTCATCATGAAGGCTATCGAGGCGGCGGGCTACAAGCCGGGCGAGGATATCGCGCTCGGTCTGGATTCGGCCGCCAGCGAGTTCCACAAGGGCGGCAAGTACGCGCTGGACGGTGAGGGCAAGAGCCTGGACGCCGCCGGCATGGTGAAGCTGTATGAGGAGCTGTGCGGACGCTACCCCATCATCTCCATTGAGGATGGCATGGGCGAGGATGACTGGGACGGCTGGAAGGCGCTGACCGATGCGCTGGGCGGCAAGGTCCAGCTGGTCGGCGACGATCTGTTCGTCACCAACCCGGACCGGCTGTCGGACGGCATCGCGCGCGGCGTCGCCAACTCCATCCTCATCAAGGTGAACCAGATCGGTACCCTGTCGGAGACATTGGAAGCGGTCGAGCGCGCGCATCGCGCCGGCTACACCGCCGTTATGTCCCACCGCTCCGGCGAGACCGAGGATTCGACCATCGCCGACCTGGCGGTCGCCACCAATTGCGGGCAGATCAAGACCGGCTCGCTCAGCCGCTCCGACCGGCTGGCGAAGTACAATCAGCTGCTGCGCATTGAGGATCAGCTGGGCGGGGCCGCGCGCTACGCAGGCACCGCGATCCTGCGCTAA
- the tpiA gene encoding triose-phosphate isomerase produces MAPRKLIAGNWKMNLLKAEGEALVRALGGSLSGTPKPACDVLVCPPFTLLGALAPLCRETGLALGAQDCHAKSSGAFTGDVAAPMLADAGCSHVIVGHSERRSLHGEDNATVKAKAEAALAAGLVAIVCVGETEAERDSGKAEEIVVAQLLASLPQGASAKTLVVAYEPVWAIGTGRTPTVEQVADMHAALRKALGGVLSDAAGLRLLYGGSVKPGNAAELLAVANVDGALVGGASLSHGDFWAICQSCG; encoded by the coding sequence ATGGCGCCACGCAAGCTGATCGCCGGCAACTGGAAGATGAACCTGCTGAAGGCAGAAGGGGAGGCGCTGGTGCGCGCGCTGGGCGGCAGCCTCTCCGGCACGCCGAAGCCGGCCTGCGATGTGCTGGTCTGCCCGCCTTTCACGCTGCTGGGCGCATTGGCGCCGCTGTGCCGGGAGACCGGCCTGGCGCTGGGCGCGCAGGATTGCCACGCCAAGTCGTCGGGCGCTTTTACCGGCGATGTGGCGGCGCCGATGCTGGCGGATGCCGGCTGTAGCCATGTCATCGTCGGTCACTCCGAACGGCGCAGCCTGCATGGTGAGGACAATGCCACCGTGAAGGCGAAGGCGGAGGCGGCACTGGCCGCCGGCCTTGTCGCCATCGTCTGCGTCGGCGAGACCGAGGCGGAGCGCGATTCCGGCAAGGCGGAGGAGATCGTGGTCGCGCAGCTGCTGGCCTCGCTGCCGCAGGGGGCATCGGCGAAGACGCTCGTCGTTGCCTATGAACCGGTCTGGGCCATCGGCACCGGCCGCACGCCGACGGTGGAGCAGGTGGCCGACATGCATGCCGCACTCCGCAAGGCGCTGGGCGGTGTCCTGAGCGATGCGGCCGGCCTGCGCCTGCTGTATGGCGGGTCGGTGAAGCCGGGCAATGCGGCGGAGCTGCTGGCGGTCGCCAATGTCGATGGCGCACTGGTTGGCGGTGCCAGCCTATCCCACGGGGATTTTTGGGCGATCTGCCAAAGTTGCGGCTAG
- a CDS encoding pyruvate dehydrogenase complex E1 component subunit beta produces MPIEVLMPALSPTMTEGKLANWLKKEGDEVKAGDVLAEIETDKATMEVEAVDEGTLGKILVQAGTDGVAVNTPIAMLLEEGESAEDAKAAPAPKPEAKQEAPKEEPKAEAKAPAAPAQPKAAVPASDEDRYFANTKTQTVREALRDAMAEEMRLDKKVFLLGEEVAQYQGAYKVSQGLLDEFGAKRVIDTPITEQGFAGLATGAAFKKLRPVVEFMTFNFAMQAIDQIINSAAKTLYMSGGQMGCPIVFRGPNGAASRVAAQHSQCYASWYAHCPGLKVVSPWSAADAKGLLKSAIRDDNPVIFLENELLYGQSFEVPESEEFVVPIGRAKVVRAGSDVTITAFSIMVGRALEAAEKLAEQGIEAEVIDLRTIRPLDTETIINSVKKTNRLVTCEEGWPYAGIGSELAALMMEECFDHLDAPVKRVCGVDVPLPYAANLEKLALPQADHITEAAKAVCYR; encoded by the coding sequence ATGCCCATCGAGGTTCTGATGCCGGCGCTGTCGCCGACCATGACGGAAGGCAAGCTGGCCAACTGGCTGAAGAAGGAAGGCGATGAGGTCAAGGCCGGCGACGTTCTGGCCGAGATCGAGACCGACAAGGCGACCATGGAGGTCGAGGCGGTCGATGAAGGCACGCTCGGGAAGATTCTGGTCCAAGCGGGCACCGATGGGGTGGCGGTGAACACCCCCATCGCCATGCTGCTGGAGGAAGGCGAATCCGCCGAGGATGCAAAGGCCGCTCCCGCGCCGAAGCCCGAGGCAAAGCAGGAAGCCCCCAAGGAGGAGCCGAAGGCCGAGGCCAAAGCCCCCGCCGCGCCGGCCCAGCCAAAGGCCGCCGTGCCGGCCAGTGACGAGGACCGCTATTTCGCCAATACGAAGACCCAGACCGTCCGCGAGGCACTGCGCGACGCGATGGCGGAGGAGATGCGGCTGGACAAGAAGGTGTTCCTGCTGGGCGAGGAAGTCGCCCAGTATCAGGGCGCCTACAAGGTCAGCCAAGGGCTGCTGGACGAGTTCGGCGCCAAGCGCGTGATCGATACGCCGATCACCGAGCAGGGCTTTGCCGGCCTTGCCACCGGTGCCGCCTTCAAGAAGCTGCGCCCCGTCGTCGAGTTCATGACCTTCAACTTCGCCATGCAGGCGATTGACCAGATCATCAATTCGGCGGCCAAGACGCTGTACATGTCGGGCGGCCAGATGGGCTGCCCCATCGTGTTCCGCGGGCCGAACGGCGCTGCCTCACGCGTCGCCGCCCAGCACAGCCAGTGCTATGCCTCCTGGTACGCCCATTGCCCCGGCCTGAAGGTGGTCTCGCCCTGGTCGGCGGCGGATGCCAAGGGGCTGCTGAAATCGGCGATCCGCGACGACAACCCGGTTATCTTCCTGGAGAACGAACTGCTCTACGGCCAGAGCTTCGAGGTGCCGGAATCGGAAGAGTTCGTCGTGCCCATCGGCCGCGCCAAGGTGGTGCGCGCGGGCTCGGACGTGACCATCACGGCCTTCTCGATCATGGTCGGCCGGGCACTTGAGGCAGCCGAGAAACTGGCGGAGCAGGGCATTGAGGCGGAAGTCATCGACCTGCGTACCATCCGGCCGCTGGATACCGAAACCATCATCAATTCGGTGAAGAAGACCAACCGTCTGGTCACCTGCGAGGAGGGCTGGCCCTATGCCGGCATCGGCTCCGAGCTGGCGGCGCTGATGATGGAGGAATGCTTCGACCATCTGGACGCGCCGGTGAAGCGGGTCTGCGGCGTGGATGTGCCGCTGCCCTATGCCGCCAATCTGGAAAAGCTGGCCCTGCCGCAGGCGGACCATATCACCGAGGCGGCCAAGGCCGTCTGTTATCGCTGA
- the pdhA gene encoding pyruvate dehydrogenase (acetyl-transferring) E1 component subunit alpha — protein MASTSSKTRTKSAASRSTSSRQSSKAQSSKAKSAPAASLDDLKHYYREMLLIRRFEEKAGQLYGMGLIGGFCHLYIGQEAVVVGMQAAIEDGDSVVTSYRDHGHMLATGMESRGVMAELTGRIGGYSKGKGGSMHMFSREKNFYGGHGIVGAQVPIGTGIAFANQYEENDRVCLTYMGDGAVNQGQVYESFNMAALWKLPVIYIIENNQYGMGTSVQRAAAGPDLAHRGHAYGIPGEVVDGMNVLTVKEAGERAVAHARAGKGPYILEMKTYRYRGHSMSDPAKYRSKEEVNKMRQERDPIDNVRKMLLDAGAAEDDLKVIDREVKDIVTDATDFAQTSPEPDPSELWTDVLVEA, from the coding sequence ATGGCCAGTACCAGCAGCAAGACCCGGACAAAGAGTGCTGCCAGCCGCAGCACATCCAGCCGCCAGTCGTCGAAGGCCCAGTCGTCTAAGGCGAAGAGCGCGCCGGCGGCCTCCCTCGACGATCTGAAGCATTATTACCGTGAGATGCTGCTGATCCGCCGTTTCGAGGAGAAGGCGGGCCAGCTTTACGGCATGGGTCTGATTGGCGGCTTCTGCCACCTCTATATCGGCCAGGAAGCCGTGGTGGTGGGCATGCAGGCGGCCATCGAGGATGGCGACTCGGTCGTCACCTCCTACCGCGACCATGGCCATATGCTGGCCACCGGCATGGAATCGCGCGGCGTGATGGCGGAACTGACCGGCCGCATCGGCGGCTATTCCAAAGGCAAGGGCGGCTCCATGCACATGTTCAGCCGCGAGAAGAACTTCTACGGCGGCCACGGCATCGTCGGAGCGCAGGTGCCGATCGGTACCGGCATCGCCTTCGCCAACCAGTATGAGGAGAACGACCGGGTCTGCCTCACCTATATGGGCGATGGCGCGGTGAACCAGGGCCAGGTCTATGAGAGCTTCAACATGGCCGCCCTGTGGAAGCTGCCGGTCATCTACATCATCGAGAACAACCAGTACGGCATGGGCACTTCGGTGCAGCGCGCCGCCGCCGGGCCGGACCTCGCTCATCGTGGCCATGCCTATGGCATTCCCGGCGAGGTCGTGGACGGCATGAATGTGCTGACCGTGAAGGAAGCCGGCGAACGCGCCGTGGCGCACGCCCGCGCCGGCAAGGGCCCCTATATCCTGGAGATGAAGACCTACCGCTATCGCGGCCACTCCATGTCCGATCCGGCCAAGTACCGGAGCAAGGAGGAGGTCAACAAGATGCGGCAGGAACGCGATCCCATCGACAATGTGCGCAAGATGCTGCTCGACGCCGGTGCGGCCGAGGACGATCTGAAGGTGATCGACCGCGAGGTGAAGGACATCGTCACCGACGCCACCGATTTCGCGCAGACCAGCCCGGAACCCGATCCGTCGGAACTGTGGACCGACGTGCTGGTCGAGGCCTGA
- a CDS encoding CTP synthase, giving the protein MTRFIFVTGGVVSSLGKGLASAALGALLQSRGYAIRLRKLDPYLNVDPGTMSPLQHGEVFVTDDGAETDLDLGHYERFTGIPARRSDNVTTGRIYSTVIERERRGDYLGATVQVIPHVTDAIKEFVRADVNGEDFIICEIGGTVGDIESLPFLEAIRQLGNEMGRERVMFVHVTLLPYVSAAGELKTKPTQHSVKELLSVGIQPDMLLCRSEMTISEDERRKIALFCNVRQEAVIPALNVDTIYAVPIEYHRQGLDTQVLRHFGLTSDVEPDLTRWETIANHIRQPEGEVKIAVVGKYTSVFDAYKSLAEALAHGGIANNVKVNLHWMDAEIFEREDAVHFLEGIHGILVPGGFGERGSEGKIAAVRFARERNVPYFGICFGMQMAVIEAARSLAHLPKASSTEFGPSDEPVVGLLTEWMRGNEVERRSAEGNLGGTMRLGAYDCAVAADSKLEEIYGQRMISERHRHRYEVNINYKQRLEQVGLRFSGMSPDGELPEVVEIPSHPWFVGVQFHPELKSKPFEPHPLFTSFVKAALEQSRLV; this is encoded by the coding sequence ATGACGCGTTTTATTTTCGTTACCGGCGGCGTGGTTTCTTCTCTCGGCAAGGGGCTGGCGTCGGCAGCGCTTGGGGCGCTGCTGCAATCGCGCGGCTATGCCATCCGGCTGCGCAAGCTTGACCCTTACCTGAACGTCGATCCCGGCACGATGAGCCCGCTGCAGCATGGCGAGGTGTTCGTGACCGATGATGGCGCGGAAACCGACCTTGACCTCGGCCATTACGAGCGCTTCACCGGTATTCCCGCGCGCCGCAGCGACAATGTGACGACGGGGCGCATCTATTCGACGGTGATCGAGCGGGAGCGGCGCGGCGACTATCTGGGCGCCACCGTACAGGTCATTCCGCATGTTACTGACGCGATCAAGGAATTCGTCCGCGCCGATGTGAATGGCGAGGATTTCATCATCTGCGAGATCGGCGGCACGGTCGGCGACATTGAGAGCCTGCCGTTCCTGGAGGCGATCCGTCAGCTCGGCAATGAGATGGGGCGCGAGCGCGTGATGTTCGTGCATGTCACCCTGCTGCCCTATGTCAGCGCGGCGGGCGAGCTGAAGACCAAGCCGACCCAGCATTCGGTGAAGGAGCTGCTGTCGGTCGGTATCCAGCCCGACATGCTGCTGTGCCGCTCGGAAATGACCATCAGCGAGGATGAGCGCCGCAAGATCGCGCTGTTCTGCAATGTCCGTCAGGAAGCGGTCATCCCGGCCCTGAACGTCGATACCATCTATGCGGTGCCCATCGAATATCACCGCCAGGGCCTGGATACCCAGGTTCTGCGCCATTTCGGCCTGACCTCGGACGTCGAGCCGGATCTGACGCGCTGGGAGACCATCGCCAACCATATCCGCCAGCCGGAAGGCGAGGTGAAGATTGCGGTGGTCGGCAAGTACACCTCCGTGTTCGATGCCTACAAGTCGCTGGCCGAGGCCCTTGCGCATGGCGGCATCGCCAACAATGTGAAGGTCAACCTGCACTGGATGGATGCCGAGATCTTCGAGCGCGAGGATGCCGTCCATTTCCTGGAGGGCATTCACGGCATCCTGGTGCCGGGCGGCTTCGGCGAGCGCGGCAGCGAAGGCAAGATCGCGGCGGTGCGCTTCGCGCGCGAGCGCAACGTGCCCTATTTCGGTATTTGCTTCGGCATGCAGATGGCGGTGATCGAGGCGGCGCGCTCACTGGCGCATCTGCCGAAGGCCAGCAGCACCGAATTCGGCCCGTCGGACGAGCCGGTTGTCGGATTGCTGACCGAATGGATGCGCGGCAATGAGGTTGAGCGCCGCAGCGCCGAGGGCAATCTGGGCGGTACCATGCGGCTGGGCGCCTATGACTGCGCCGTCGCCGCCGATAGCAAGCTGGAGGAGATTTACGGCCAGCGCATGATCAGCGAGCGGCATCGTCACCGTTATGAGGTGAACATCAACTACAAGCAGCGGCTGGAGCAGGTCGGCCTGCGCTTTTCCGGCATGTCGCCGGACGGCGAGCTGCCGGAAGTGGTGGAGATTCCGAGCCACCCCTGGTTTGTCGGCGTACAGTTCCATCCGGAGCTGAAGTCGAAGCCGTTCGAGCCGCACCCGCTGTTCACCTCTTTCGTGAAGGCCGCGCTCGAACAGTCGCGGCTGGTCTGA
- the secG gene encoding preprotein translocase subunit SecG, which yields MTTIILVIHSLLALVLIGIVLIQRSEGGGLGIGGGGGGGGGFMTARGSANFLTRTTAILAACFMGTSLVLAILAGGHSQPRSIVDDISTQPAGTQSPAAPQGNTAPATPRAPVSQ from the coding sequence ATGACCACGATCATCCTGGTCATCCATAGCCTTTTGGCTCTGGTGCTGATCGGCATCGTTCTGATCCAGCGCAGCGAAGGTGGCGGACTTGGCATCGGCGGTGGTGGCGGCGGTGGCGGCGGCTTCATGACCGCACGCGGCAGCGCCAATTTCCTGACCCGCACGACGGCGATCCTGGCCGCCTGCTTCATGGGGACCAGCCTGGTTCTGGCGATCCTGGCGGGCGGGCACAGCCAGCCGCGCTCCATCGTGGACGATATCTCGACGCAGCCGGCTGGCACCCAGTCGCCTGCCGCGCCGCAGGGGAATACAGCGCCGGCCACGCCGCGCGCTCCGGTCAGCCAGTAA
- the lpdA gene encoding dihydrolipoyl dehydrogenase, with amino-acid sequence MADTSFDLIVVGGGPGGYVAAIRAAQLGMKTALVEREHLGGICLNWGCIPTKALLRSSEVKHMLDHLGDYGFSAKDISFDVKKVVERSRKVASQLSGGVKHLLKKNKVTVFDGMGKLDGTAGGQRKLAVTDKDGKKIADLTAKNVILATGARARSLPGLEADGKLVWTYKEAMVPESMPKSLLVVGSGAIGIEFASFYKDMGADVTVVEVMDRILPVEDEEISAFAKKSFEKQGMKIMTSAGVKGLKKGQNNVTVTVEAGGKTTDITVDRVILAVGIVGNVENLGLDGTKVKVEKTHVVTDPYGATGEPGVYAIGDLAGPPWLAHKASHEGVVCVEKIAGLKGVHPLDTANIPGCTYCRPQVASVGLTEAKAKAAGYEVKVGRFPFIGNGKAIALGEPEGMVKTVFDAKTGELLGAHMIGAEVTELIQGYTVARTLESTEAELMHTVFPHPTLSEMMHESVLDAYGRAIHF; translated from the coding sequence ATGGCCGATACCTCATTCGACCTCATCGTCGTCGGCGGCGGGCCGGGCGGCTATGTCGCCGCCATCCGCGCGGCGCAGCTCGGCATGAAGACCGCACTGGTGGAGCGCGAGCATCTGGGCGGCATCTGCCTGAACTGGGGTTGCATCCCCACCAAGGCGCTGCTGCGTTCCTCCGAGGTCAAGCACATGCTCGACCATCTGGGCGATTACGGCTTTTCCGCCAAGGACATCAGCTTCGACGTGAAGAAGGTTGTGGAGCGCTCCCGCAAGGTGGCCTCGCAGCTTTCCGGCGGCGTGAAGCATCTGCTGAAGAAGAACAAGGTCACCGTCTTTGACGGCATGGGCAAGCTGGACGGCACCGCCGGCGGGCAGCGCAAGCTGGCAGTCACCGACAAGGACGGCAAGAAGATCGCCGACCTGACCGCGAAGAATGTGATCCTGGCGACCGGCGCGCGGGCGCGCTCCCTGCCGGGGCTGGAGGCGGACGGCAAGCTGGTCTGGACCTACAAGGAAGCGATGGTGCCGGAGAGCATGCCGAAATCGCTTCTGGTTGTCGGCTCGGGCGCCATCGGCATCGAATTCGCCAGCTTCTACAAGGATATGGGCGCCGACGTCACGGTCGTGGAGGTAATGGACCGCATCCTGCCGGTGGAGGATGAGGAAATCTCCGCCTTCGCGAAGAAATCCTTCGAGAAGCAGGGCATGAAGATCATGACCTCGGCCGGCGTGAAGGGGCTGAAGAAGGGCCAGAACAACGTAACCGTCACGGTCGAGGCCGGGGGTAAGACCACCGATATCACCGTGGATCGCGTCATCCTGGCGGTCGGCATCGTCGGCAATGTGGAGAATCTGGGCCTCGACGGTACCAAGGTGAAGGTCGAGAAGACCCATGTGGTGACCGATCCCTATGGTGCCACCGGGGAGCCGGGGGTCTATGCCATCGGCGATCTGGCCGGCCCGCCCTGGCTTGCCCACAAGGCCAGCCATGAGGGCGTCGTCTGTGTCGAGAAGATCGCCGGGCTGAAGGGCGTCCATCCGCTGGACACCGCGAACATTCCGGGCTGCACTTATTGCCGTCCGCAGGTTGCCAGTGTCGGCCTGACCGAGGCCAAGGCGAAGGCGGCGGGGTATGAGGTGAAGGTCGGGCGCTTCCCCTTCATCGGCAATGGCAAGGCCATCGCGCTGGGTGAGCCGGAAGGCATGGTGAAAACCGTGTTCGACGCCAAGACCGGCGAGCTGCTGGGCGCCCACATGATCGGCGCGGAAGTGACCGAGCTGATCCAGGGCTATACCGTGGCCCGCACGCTGGAGAGCACGGAGGCGGAGCTGATGCACACCGTCTTCCCGCATCCGACGCTGTCCGAGATGATGCACGAATCCGTGCTTGACGCTTACGGGCGGGCCATCCACTTCTAG
- the kdsA gene encoding 3-deoxy-8-phosphooctulonate synthase encodes MSVAQRLVRVGKLEIGNDRPFTLIAGPCQLESRQHALEMSHALAELTAKLGIGLIYKTSYDKANRTSIKGERGLGMEKSLPIMAEVRETYGCPVLTDVHEPAHCAIVAEAVDVLQIPAFLCRQTDLLVAAAKTGRTVNVKKGQFLAPWDMKNVVAKLVESGNENVLVTERGASFGYNTLVSDMRSLPIMAAQTGCPVVFDATHSVQQPGGQGTSSGGQREFVPILARAALSIGVAAVFMETHQDPDNAPSDGPNMVPLKAMPALLETLLAFDRLAKANPVSIG; translated from the coding sequence ATGAGCGTCGCACAGCGTCTCGTCCGCGTCGGCAAGCTGGAGATCGGCAACGACCGGCCCTTCACCCTGATCGCCGGCCCGTGCCAGCTGGAAAGCCGGCAGCACGCGCTGGAGATGAGCCATGCGCTGGCCGAGCTGACGGCAAAGCTGGGCATCGGGCTGATCTACAAGACCTCCTATGACAAGGCGAATCGCACCAGCATCAAGGGCGAACGCGGCCTCGGCATGGAAAAGAGCCTGCCGATCATGGCCGAGGTGCGCGAGACCTATGGCTGCCCGGTGCTGACCGACGTGCATGAGCCGGCTCATTGCGCCATCGTCGCCGAGGCGGTGGACGTGCTGCAGATTCCGGCCTTCCTGTGCCGCCAGACCGACCTGCTGGTCGCGGCGGCGAAGACCGGCCGCACGGTGAATGTGAAGAAGGGCCAGTTCCTCGCCCCGTGGGACATGAAGAATGTGGTCGCCAAGCTGGTCGAGAGCGGCAACGAGAATGTGCTGGTGACCGAGCGTGGCGCCAGCTTCGGCTACAACACGCTGGTCAGCGACATGCGCTCCCTGCCGATCATGGCGGCGCAGACCGGCTGCCCGGTGGTGTTCGACGCCACCCATTCGGTGCAGCAGCCGGGCGGGCAGGGGACCAGCAGCGGAGGCCAGCGTGAATTCGTGCCGATCCTGGCCCGCGCCGCCCTGTCCATAGGCGTGGCCGCAGTCTTCATGGAAACCCATCAGGACCCGGACAACGCGCCATCCGACGGGCCGAACATGGTGCCGTTGAAGGCGATGCCGGCACTGCTGGAAACGCTGCTGGCCTTTGACCGGCTGGCCAAGGCCAATCCGGTGTCGATCGGCTGA